The Chloracidobacterium sp. nucleotide sequence GAGCAAACGCCCCGCCATTTACGATCTCGCCTGCAACCGGATCGTCGCCAAAACTGATCATCGTCGTGGCATTAGCAGAGATCACGTCAAACTCGATCTTCGCAATGTATTTTCCGCCTGCAGAAAATGGCTGGCTCGGCAGTTTGTCAATTATCAACCCTACCTTGCCGGCCTGTCCGGTATTTGCGGTCAAGACGGCACCCGCCGCATCTTCACCAAGTGAGATATTCTGCGGGTTGGCCAGATCGCTCGTATTATAGTTGAGTGTGAAGCCGACTCCCGTCTCATCACCTTGTGCCTCAAGCGAAATGGCAACGGTCAACTTGTTACCGATCCGACTGACGGTATAGGGAGTGATCCCCCGCGGCAGCAATCCGTTTGAACTGCCCGTTATAGGCTTTCCGGTCAATGTGCCCGAAGATATCGGACCCTGATAGTCTTGTAGCGGATCCAGGCCCAAAGCGAATCGCCTCGACTGCATCACGTCGCCGACGCTCAAACTTCCGTTGCCGCCATCCGCACTCGGTGATGAATCAGCTGCCTGAAAATCATTGAACGTGTTCGCCTGATCCAATTTTGCTGCAAACCGCCGAACTTGGCTGACGTCGCTATCGTTGACGAGACCGTCATTGTCACCGGTCGGATAGCCCGCGACGTCGCTCTCAACGGCACTGCCTAAGATCCGTATCGTCGCGTCCGGAGTTACCGGTGCCGATTCATAGTTGCCGGCATTGTCACTTGCAACCGAATAGAATTGGTAAGTTCGGCCATATCGCCCGTTGAATACACCGCTTGTCGAAGTGCTGTCAGAGATAAACGGTAAAAACGCGCCGCCGCTTTCTGACGCAAATACGTCAAAACCCTTGAGTCCTGAGCCATTTCCATCATCACTTCCCGACCAATTTATTGGGAAACTTGGATCGCCACCGGTCGCCGGTAATGCGGCAAACTGACTGACGGGAATATCGGCATCGATCAGATTTGTAGTGGTATTGGTGACCAAAGGCTCATTATCATCAAAATAGATGGTCGCCGTATTGGCAATATCGGTCCGCGTCAGTTGGTTTGCCGTCGGTATGACCGTAAACGCGAGGTAGCCCTGGCCATCGTTGGTAGCGTTGTTGGGCGGCAAGAGACCGCGGCCCGGATCTATCGGTTCCTCTCCGGTGGCCGGATCGATCGCTATCATTGTCAAGGTGACGGCACCCGTCGCCACATTCACTCCGGCAGTGATGTCAGCCTGCAAATTATCGAGGTCCGGGCCGAGCTGCATTCGCGTTTGATAGAACGAACGGTTTGGCGGAATTACTATGCGATATTGCTTAAATCCGATCTCTGTCAACCTTACGGTCCGTGGGTCGAGCGTCGCGGGCAACTGATCGACCGTCCGTATTCGATGGGCAGGCGCGGTCGCACTCGATTTGTTCTCAAAATTAATTCTGTAGGGCAGAGGCTTCCCTATGGGCACGAATTTCTCCGGTCCGTAGCCATATGGCCCGACCTTGTCATTCGGATCATTCGGCAAATTAGTATGGACTGGTAACACGTATTCAGCGGTCAGCTTAAGACATTCGGCCCCAAGTGCCAACAGCTGATAAATATCAAATATTATCGATGCTATTTTCGCAAGCGGAAAATATTTCAGCCCCTCGAATGCACATTCCTCCGCTGCCCTCATGGCCTTTGCGGCCAAGCCCCAAAGCGTTGACCATGACACAAAGTCTCCGGTCCTTGCACCACCGGCTGCAGACGTGATCGCATCACCCAGAAACGCCGCTCCGATCACTTTAGCGATGCCCGCCGCACATTTGATCGGAAATATCTCGCTGAGAGCAGCAAGGAGCGTATTAAACGCAAGGTTGGTCCAGCATTTCAAAACATCTCGACCGGACGCTGACGCAATGAGTTGATCGAGAGGCACCGAGGCGAGTGCCGGATCAAAGACTCCGCCGAGTGCCTCGGCCGTGATCGTACCGCGATTGGCGAATGAGACGTCGATCCCAATATTTACGGTCTCGCCTGCTCGAACGATCGGAGCAAATAGGGCAAGTATTCTTTCGCCGTTTCTATCGGCGTGAACGGTATTCGGATCTACGGTGTCGTCGGCCGGGGCAAACTCATAATAGTTTGCCGTCGAAAGCCGATAATTCATCGCTGCCGCCGAAAGGCGAACAATGATCGGCACAGTGATCGCGTCGTTTTTGCCCTCATTTGAAACCGAGATCGTATAACGTGTATAGAAATTACCGCGCACTTCGCCGGGGCCCGTTATCTCGGTCCTGAGGCTCTCGCCTCCGCCCTTCGTGATAACAAAGTTTTGTGACCACGTCGAGGTTTGGCTATTTGGATTAGTCAGTACAACATTATAGTTACCGGGCTCGGCACCATTGAGGTTAAATAGGCCGGCGGTATTTATTGAACTGATATCAAACGTCTGCATCGGGACTATCACGGTCGAATCCGCGATATTTACCAGTTTGATCGACGCTCCGGGCTGGAATTTTGCTCCCTCGACCGAGATCATCGAGTAGCCATTGTTCCCCGCAGTTCCGGGCGATACACGCCGTATTCCAAATGGCAGCAGTTCCGCCTTTAAGGCGACCTGTTGAGCAAGTTGGTCTGCTTTGGCCTTTCGTGTATCCGCGACTTTCAACTGTTCAGCGAACGAATTTGGAACATAGTCTCCGCGGATCATCGTGTTGTATTTGCCGGGAAACGTGTTTCCGACCAGATTTTCCTGATCCGGTTCACCTTGTCGTGTGCCTTGAATCTCGTAATTGGCACGCGAGACCATATTGTTAAATCGCGTATAGAGCTCGTTGCTTGAACCGGCCTCGCCGGTTAACGTTACCAGCATAGTTTCGTCTGCGGGCACGTTAAAGATGCTGTAGAATCGCTCCTGTCCCGTCGCAAGCGATGTATTAAGGACATTACCCAATGTCAATGTCGGTATGGTGACCGCTGTTTGCGACACCGAACTCGAAACGTTGTTACCCTCATTAGATTCGCGGATGGTGTTGCGAGCATCGGTTCGCACGATCACATAATACGATCCGGTCTCGATAGGCGGAATTACGCTTTCCAAAGTTTCAGTATAGGTTCCGAAGGGTGCAACGCTCACGTTGTGTTGGCGGGCACCGATAAACGTATCACTGCTGTCCCAAGTTGCGTCGGCAGAGAAATAAACCGAATCCTGCCATACACCGCTCGCGGCGTTGGCACTGGAATTTTGAACTGTCCATTCAAATATCGCACTCTCACCCAGCCCGACCGAAACAGGTGGTGCAATGTGCGTAATATTTAATTCCGCCGGCGGCGGCAACTGTAGATCAACGGTCGCGGGCGGACTGATGTTGTTATTTTCGTTCGACTCGACTACATAGTTATTTCGATCGGCAATGACCAGGATCTTATATTCACCTGTCAACCCTTCCGGGATCCGGACAGATCGCGTGACTGAATAGCCCGCGCCGCCAGCCAATGATCCGCTGTGCAAGACCCGATCAAGGATCCGGTCGTTCTGATCGATAATCAGGTCGCGCGAGAGCACAATATGGTCATACCATTGGGTCGAAACGGTTGCGTTAGCCCCCACATTGTTGACGGTCCAAGAAACATCAGCAAATTGTCCCGAATAGAGGACCGGTGCCACCGTTGGCGTGGTCGGAAGCAGATCGATATTCGGCAGTGTCAGAGTTATCGGGAGAGCCAGTGAATTGTTATTTTCGCGTGTTCCCTCTTCGATATTGTTGCCGGCATCGGCTTGGAAGATCAGATAGTAGCCCCCGGCCGGCAGATTCGGTATCGTGATCTGGCTCGATCCGTTGTAGATCCCATTTGCCCCTAACTGCGTATTAAAGACTTGACTGCCAACCGATGTATCCCCTGGCCCAAGCGTTTGATCGCTCGAAATGTAGACCCGATCGGCCCAAGAAGTAGCCGATTGCATCGCGTCACCCGTGTTGATGCCGTTCCACGAAACACTCACCGTGGAACCAAGTTGGGCAGACGACGGGTTATTTGCCGAAGTGATCGAAAGATCCGGAAAATTGCCCTGTGCATCGGTCAATCGCGCGTCAGTGTTATTGTCATCCAGACTACATTCAGGCACGTTGCCATACGCATCCGTCTGAACGAATATCTGAACGCTACCCTCGATATTATGGGGCAAATACACTATCTGGTTTTGGAAATACTCACCATCCACGGCCAATGCGCCGGTATGCGGAAAGTCACCAAGCACGCGAAACTGACTGCCGTCATAGATAAAGACTCGGTCGACCCAGGATGTTTGCAAAGTTGCCGCAGTGCCGTAATTCCTTACTGTCCAATTGATCGGAGTCACGCCGTCGATCACGACGGGCGGTATAGTCATCTCTTTCACCCTCAGGTCGGGTGCAAAATTACTGATCGTGATCTGCTTTGCGGCACTGAAATTATTCAGCTCAGCATCGATGTTCGGGTCCCACTCGAAAATGCTGCCGTTCGTATCTGCCCTTGCGATCAGATAATATGTGCCGTCGAGACAATTCGGGATCGTCACTGATTGACTTACGCCGTACTGCTGACCCGCCACAAGACCATTGTGGTAAGTATTACCGAGAAATATGGCGGTCGTCACATCAAATTGCGGAGTTGGTGAGAGAAATACCGCGTCAAACCACGGTCCGACTGCGTCGAATGCACCTTGGTTTCGTACCGTGTAGTTCACATTGAACGTTCCGCCCGCGTTCGCATTCGTTGGGGCAGAAAGCGGATCAACTATGGTGAAATCGGGCGGAGCACCGACCACGTGAAGCGGCGAACCATCGCCAACGCGGTCGTAATCAGAATTGTTGCCTTCGTTGGTGAATTCAAATACTTGAGTCTGACCGTCAGCGACAACAAATACGTAGTAGTCGCCGAACACGTCCGGCGGCAGATTCAATGAAAATCCGGAAACGGTATAGCTCGCGTTAACTGCAAGGACTCCGGTGTGCGGACGAAGGCCTACGTAACGGTCGGCGCCGTCGAGAGTCTGATCTTTCGATAGATATACGACATCGTTCCAAGTAGGCGTGGCGGGCGGCGTGGCCCCGTCGCCGTTATTGGTTACGGTCCAATTCACCAGCATCGACTGTCCGCCGAACGCTTCGATCGGAGCCTGTACATTTGACGCCCGGAGGTCCGGCACAGGCGGGACGCTCACGGTAAGAGGGCGAGTGGAAATATTGTTATTTTCATTCTCTTCGTTTACTTCCTGCCCACCGTCAGAGTTTCGATCTGTTTGCACCAAGAAATAGAAAGAGCCCTGCAGACTACGTGGAATACGTACCGTAAGCGAAGTCACATAGCTTTCGCCCGGATTTAACGAGCTTACATTCTGCGCACGCGTCAGAACATTGGCTCCGTTTAGCGTTTGATTTACTGCAAGGTAAAGTTCGTCGGTCCAACCGGTCGCATTTGTCGGGCCGGAACCCGTATTTGTGACCGTAAACTGCACCTGTACCTCTTGGTCAAAGAACGCAGTGGCGGGGGCCGTAATATTGGTTACCTGCAGATCCGGCCTGAGCAAACGGCGAACACGCAACGGGCTGAATGTCGTGTTGTTGCCATCGTTTGCACCTTCGTTCACGACATTGAAAACATCCGTAACTACATAGATGAAATAGTTGCCCGTTGCTGTGATTGCATTCGTCGGGATCGACACATTTTGGCTGCGATTGACGGATTGTCCCGGTTCGAGTGTCTGCTCGAGTGTAAAAGTATCGAGCAATACGTCATTCCCACTAACGACATTGTCGGTCGAAAAATATACCCTTTCGGCCATTGACTGGGCCGTTTTTGAGCCGGTATTTTGGGTGGTCCAATTTAACGCAAACACGGTGTCACTCTCAACCTCGGCCGGCGGTGTCACCGATACTACCTGCAAGTCAGCTACGCGATATTCGTATCGTACAGGTATCCAAGTGGTGTTATTCAATTCGGCCGGACCGGTTGGAAAATCTTCGTAGATCTCGTTTGCGGTATCCACCTTTACGTAAAACTTGCCGTCGCCCGACGATCTGGCCGGAACCGTTGGCAAAATGAACTGTTGCGAAAATGATTGCGTCTCATTTATCCCGATCGCTCCGAGCCTGCGATATGTGAGCGGCACATCGTCAGCGTTGCCGATCACGTCATCATAAGAAAAATAAGGCGTGTGATTTGATCCCGAGTTTATTGCGACACTGCCCGCATTCTTAACGTCCCAACTTATGGTGTATAAAACATTCGGCTCGATCTCGGTCGGTGCGACAATATTTTGAGCGACCAGATCGGGGAGATTTCGATTTACCGTGATCGGTACGGAGGAGTAGTTATCATTGCCATTTCCGTTTCGCTCCCGTACAGTTCCGGCGTCGCCGACAAGCACAAACAAATAATATGTCCCGTCCGTCGGTATCGCTGCGGCAGGGATATTTGCCTGTTCGAATGTCACATCACGAAACGCACCCGGAGCGATCACGGCACCGTTCTCGTACTTACGGCCAACGACCACATCGTTCGGGCTATTGAACAATACGTTGTCTGTCGAAATGTAAAGCGTGTCTGTCCGATAATCGTCCGTCGCAATCTGGCCGTTGTTTGTCACTCGCCAGGAAGCCGTGAAATTTTGCAGAATGGCAACCGTGGGCGGTGCGACAAAGTTTGACACCGCGACGTCGGGGGCCGCGGGCTCAACAGTAACCGTGACGCGGGCAGTTTCGGTGCCTAGTGTCGCAATGACATCTCCTACTCGATACTCCGAAGACATCGTTGTAGTAACGTCAAAATTGACTTGATCGTGGCCTTGCAGGATCGTAACGCTCGGTGGGCCGTCAACGATCCCGCTGTTTGGATAAGCGAGGGCCACGGTCGTCCCGCCTGCGGAAGCATCGTCCTTTAAGTGAATATTGATGCTGGCCGTCCTGCCGGCCGCAACAGGATGCGGCCAATTGACCCTGAGCTCTACTGCCGGATCGGCCGGAGCCTGGCAAGCCGGCCCCCCTGCGATGGGCATAACGCCTCCGACACTCTTCGCCCCGAATACGCGCGGCGCAAATCCGGAATCGTTGTATATCGCGATCATTTCCGTACCGTCGAGTCCGCGGTTATATAAACGCACGTCGTCGATCAGGCCGTTCGTATCCGGTTGAGGCGATGTGGTATATACCGGCGAACCGATCGTGAAATCGGTCGAAATGGCAGGCAGCGTGTCAGTGAAATCTGTACTTGAGCGCTCGGTGCCGTCGACAAAAACTCTGATCTGGCCATTTGAGCGTACCCCCGCAACATGGTGCCATACGTTTTGTGTGACGTCGGCGCCCGTATTGATGCACGATCCGCCGCCGTTATTGAAAAGGCAAAAGTTTAACTGCTGGCCAATTACCTTGAGCGAATATGACCCGTCGCCCGAGTCCTTTCCAGCGATGAAGTGCTCACCGCTTGACCGGATATAGACCCATGCCGCAACTGTGAAATCGCCGGTTTGGACGTCCAACACGTCTGACCCGCCGTCAAGGACACGGACTCGGTCCCCATTGCCGTCAAAGTCGAACGCCTGCCCTTCGTGTCCGGTTGCGTATGCCGTGTTACCTTCGAGCGAGCCGTTGTTGCCCCCTGACGAATCATTTGCGTTGCCATTGGCACGCCAGAACCCCACCAGACCACCATTGGTAGGCGTCGGCGTCGGCGTCGGCCCGGCGGGAGGATAATAGCCGTTGTAGATCGCGTCGAGTTCTGTCGCGTTCAACGCTCTGCCAAACAACAGGACTTCGTCCACGCCGCCTTTCGTCGTCAATTGAGGAGCGATGCAACCGATTCCCTTTCCGATGGTAAACGGCTGATCGTTTACGCCCATAGTTCCCGTTTCGGTGTGGTTTAATGCTAAGACCCCGTCGACATAGAGCTTGAACGACGTGCCTTCCTTTATGAGTATCAAATTGTGCCAGACGTTCTGCGAGAGCGTGAACGCGTCGTTGCTTGCACGCGAACCACCGTTTTCGTGGCTTATATCGATGAACGGAACGAAACTCGAGTCGACCCCGATGTAGAAATTTGATCCGCTTCCATTACAAGCTCCTTTTCCGGCGACGTAGTGCTCGGCGGCCTGGTTCGATTCAAACCACGTCGAGAGCGTATAATCGCCGGTCTGGACATCCAGCGAAATGCTGTCAGGAATCTCTATATATCCGCCATCTGTGTCACTGCCATCGTCATAAAAATAAAATCCAAGTCCGCGTTTTCCCGGGTCGATCAACGCGGCGTTGTGTACGAACTGGCCGTTGTTCAGTCCTTGCGAGTCGTTGGCATTAAGGCCGTTTGCATTCCACTCAGAAATAAGGCCCGGTATCGGCGTCCCACTTGGGGTTGGTGTAGGGGTTGGCGTCGGAACAGTACCGGGACATTCGGGCTGCCATACGAGATAGTTCAACTGTGATCCCGGGCCTTCGCCGTAGATTCTCGCCGGTTGTCCGCCGATCGTTGCCACATACACACCGGAGGTATTGTCGGCGCTATCACGAGCAATAAATGCGATCTCTGAGCTGTCAGGACTCCACGCGGGGTTAGCCCTATCAAGAACGGATCCGCCGAGCGCAGCAAAATTTTGGCCGTCACTGTCCGCCGTGCAGATATTGGCTTCTCCATTGCTGCATTGCATCAGGATCTTAGTGCCGTCAGGTGAATATTTAGGATCTTGAAGACTATAACTTACTTCTACGTGATCGATGATCATTTGCTCGCCGGTGCCATTTGCATTCATCGTATAAATGTCCGAATCCGAAGAGGAATAAATGATCTTTGTGCCGTCAGGCGAAAAGCGGGCGTGGTAGATATAGTTCTGGCTCACAATCTGGGACGCATTCAAACCATCAGGATCGACCCGCCAGAGATGATTATCGTAGATAAAAATGATTGTGTTGCCATCCGGCGAATACTGGGGATCCGAGATAGTGTTATCTTTGTCGAGGATCGTCGCCGCACCGCTACCGTCTGCATTCATCGACCACAGATCTGCGTCGTTGATAAAGGCGATCTTTGATGAATCCGGCGAGTAAATCATAGATTCCTTGTAGCCCGCCATGTTGGTCAAACGCGTTTGATCCATCCCGTTTGGGTTCATCGAATAGATCTGATGGATTCCGGAACCGCCCTCGCCATCCCGATAGCTGAAGAACGCAACCTTGTTTCCATCGGGCGAAAATACGGGATCACGTTCGTGGGTATAGGTTAGAAGCGTCACATCATTTTGTGTACCAACATTCGTGATCGATAAAAGTGCCACCGTGTCCGAGCCCGAACCAAACACGATCGTGGACCTGTCGGCGAGTGGAGCAAGCTGTTGTGAGCCTCTTTGGCCATTGATCGTCGGGCGCGGCGATAGCGGTTTCGTGGTGTCTGACGAACCTGAACGTGCCGATGCGGCGAATGCTCCGCCACTCGCCATCTCGGAACGCGACGCGGCAATTCCCAGGATGCAAAACAGTGCAACGGCAAATATGATCGTCAGATTTGAACGAAAACGGCTAACTGAATTTCTGGCCATAACGGGTTTTTCCTCAGCGAAATACAAAAATGGTTCGGTTTCTACTTAATAAGGCGTTTATTTTTAGCAAAAGCGCCCACTTCCAACGTATTTTTTTCATCGGTTTGAAATTTGACTGTATAATCGCGTGGATACGTTGATCTTAGACTCGCAATGCAGATTGTCGATCACGAAAAGTTAAAATCAGTCTTCGCAGACGCCATCGAACTGCGGCCTGCCGAGCGGGCAAGCTTCATCGACGAGGCGTGCGGTGATGATGATGTGTTGCGTTCGGAGGTCATCTCGCTTCTCAACGCGGCAGACTCCGATCACAATTTGATCGAGGACAACATTTTCGAACTGAGTAAACAGATCTCCGATAGCCCCGCGGAAATGACCGGCATCCAATTCGGCAATTACCGAATTGTCCGAGAGATCGGTCACGGCGGGATGGGAACCGTCTTTTTGGCACGGCGGGACGATGGTGAGTTCGACCAGGATGTCGCATTAAAGATCGTCCGCCAATCAGTCGCCGACTCCCGTATAATCGAGCATTTTCGACGCGAACGTCAGATTCTCGCAGGCCTTAACCATCCCAACATCGCCGCATTGCACGACGGCGGCATTTCCGATCGCGGTGAGCCGTTCATCGCAATGGAATATGTCGATGGTCTGACGCTGACCGAATACGCGTCGGCCCGAGCGCTGTCCATCCACGATCGTCTGCTGCTCTTTTTGAAGGTTTGTGCCGCCGTGGCGTACGCACATCGGAATCTCGTAGTGCATCGCGATATCAAACCGTCGAACATCGTAATCAACTCGGATGGCGAGCCGAAATTACTTGATTTTGGGCTTGCCAAGGCGTTCGAGATCGATAATACCAACACTCAAACCGCCGTACTCGCATTTACGCCGGCCTACGCATCGCCGGAACAGATCGGCGGGCGGGCGATCACCACCTCAAGTGATATTTACTCGCTCGGAGTAGTTCTGTATGAATTGTTGACCGGGTCAAAACCGCTGGACCTTGAAAATAAGAGTTTCGACGAGGTTTTGCAGACGATCAATGCAAGTCAGCCCGTCCCTCCAAGTTCGGTCGTCCGCCTGGCTCCGAATATTCCCGGGAGACGGTCATTGGCCGGCGACCTCGACAATATTGTTTTAATGGCTCTTCGGAAGGAACCCGAGAGGCGCTACACATCAGTTGAGGACCTCGCCGAGGATGTCCGGCGCCACCTTAGCGGAAGGCCGGTGATAGCTCGGCCGAATACCGCCGTCTATCTAATTGGTAAATTTTTCAACCGACATAGATTGGGTGTCGGTGCCGCGGCACTGATCGTGATTTCACTCGTTACCGGGATGATCTTTGCTCTGTGGCAGGCCAGTGTCGCACGTCACGAACGTGACCGTGCGGAACACCGCTTTCGCGACATTCGACAACTTTCAAATTCACTTCTATTTGAGATCACGCCGAAGATCGAGCGTCTGAACGGTGCGACTGAAGCTCGTGAAACGGTCGTAACACGGGCACTCGAGTACCTCGATTCTCTGGCGGAGGAATCGGCGGATGACGCAGGACTTCAGGCTGAGCTTGCGGCAGCGTACGAAAAGGTCGGCGATCTGCAGGGCAACCCAAATCGCCCTAATCTAAACAATCTATCGGGGGCGGTCACCAGTTTCGAAAAGGCACTTTTGATCAGGCAGCGGTTACCGCAAAGTGCCGACAACCGGCGACTCATCGCCCGGAACTTGCAATCGACGAGCCTTATTCGCACGCGACAAAGTGATATCTCGGGCGCGATCCGCGACAGTGAATTGGGCCTTACCATCTACGGCGAACTCATTGCAGCGGATCCGGGGTCCGCTGAACTGAAGATGTCGGCTATTGAGGCTCAGATCGAGCACGCGCAGATCTATTCCAATAATAACCAATACTCGGTGGCGGTGCCGCTCTTTCGAAAGACGATCGACCAACTTGCCGGGCTGGATCAAAATTCAGACGTCGTTCAAAAATTGCAGACTCGGGCGATCTTCTATCTCAGCAACGCTCTTTCGTGGGACGGTGCACAGAGTGAGGCCGAGATCGAGATGGACAAGGCGATCGAGTTGGCCGACGGGCTCGCTGCCCGTTCACCAAATGACTCCGGCGTCCTGGCTCTCGTATGGCTCGCGTACGGCCTTGCCAGCAGCATTTACGAAGAGGCCTCGCCGACCCGTTCGCTGCATTTTGCCGAGCGGCAGTTTGCGGTCGCCGAGCAGGCCGTAAATGCAGATAAGGCGGACGCTCAGGCTCGCTATAATCTCGCTCGCACCGGATCACGATTGGGATTTGTTCTTACGCTTGTCGGTAAGCCTCGGGAAGCGTATA carries:
- a CDS encoding PD40 domain-containing protein, producing MARNSVSRFRSNLTIIFAVALFCILGIAASRSEMASGGAFAASARSGSSDTTKPLSPRPTINGQRGSQQLAPLADRSTIVFGSGSDTVALLSITNVGTQNDVTLLTYTHERDPVFSPDGNKVAFFSYRDGEGGSGIHQIYSMNPNGMDQTRLTNMAGYKESMIYSPDSSKIAFINDADLWSMNADGSGAATILDKDNTISDPQYSPDGNTIIFIYDNHLWRVDPDGLNASQIVSQNYIYHARFSPDGTKIIYSSSDSDIYTMNANGTGEQMIIDHVEVSYSLQDPKYSPDGTKILMQCSNGEANICTADSDGQNFAALGGSVLDRANPAWSPDSSEIAFIARDSADNTSGVYVATIGGQPARIYGEGPGSQLNYLVWQPECPGTVPTPTPTPTPSGTPIPGLISEWNANGLNANDSQGLNNGQFVHNAALIDPGKRGLGFYFYDDGSDTDGGYIEIPDSISLDVQTGDYTLSTWFESNQAAEHYVAGKGACNGSGSNFYIGVDSSFVPFIDISHENGGSRASNDAFTLSQNVWHNLILIKEGTSFKLYVDGVLALNHTETGTMGVNDQPFTIGKGIGCIAPQLTTKGGVDEVLLFGRALNATELDAIYNGYYPPAGPTPTPTPTNGGLVGFWRANGNANDSSGGNNGSLEGNTAYATGHEGQAFDFDGNGDRVRVLDGGSDVLDVQTGDFTVAAWVYIRSSGEHFIAGKDSGDGSYSLKVIGQQLNFCLFNNGGGSCINTGADVTQNVWHHVAGVRSNGQIRVFVDGTERSSTDFTDTLPAISTDFTIGSPVYTTSPQPDTNGLIDDVRLYNRGLDGTEMIAIYNDSGFAPRVFGAKSVGGVMPIAGGPACQAPADPAVELRVNWPHPVAAGRTASINIHLKDDASAGGTTVALAYPNSGIVDGPPSVTILQGHDQVNFDVTTTMSSEYRVGDVIATLGTETARVTVTVEPAAPDVAVSNFVAPPTVAILQNFTASWRVTNNGQIATDDYRTDTLYISTDNVLFNSPNDVVVGRKYENGAVIAPGAFRDVTFEQANIPAAAIPTDGTYYLFVLVGDAGTVRERNGNGNDNYSSVPITVNRNLPDLVAQNIVAPTEIEPNVLYTISWDVKNAGSVAINSGSNHTPYFSYDDVIGNADDVPLTYRRLGAIGINETQSFSQQFILPTVPARSSGDGKFYVKVDTANEIYEDFPTGPAELNNTTWIPVRYEYRVADLQVVSVTPPAEVESDTVFALNWTTQNTGSKTAQSMAERVYFSTDNVVSGNDVLLDTFTLEQTLEPGQSVNRSQNVSIPTNAITATGNYFIYVVTDVFNVVNEGANDGNNTTFSPLRVRRLLRPDLQVTNITAPATAFFDQEVQVQFTVTNTGSGPTNATGWTDELYLAVNQTLNGANVLTRAQNVSSLNPGESYVTSLTVRIPRSLQGSFYFLVQTDRNSDGGQEVNEENENNNISTRPLTVSVPPVPDLRASNVQAPIEAFGGQSMLVNWTVTNNGDGATPPATPTWNDVVYLSKDQTLDGADRYVGLRPHTGVLAVNASYTVSGFSLNLPPDVFGDYYVFVVADGQTQVFEFTNEGNNSDYDRVGDGSPLHVVGAPPDFTIVDPLSAPTNANAGGTFNVNYTVRNQGAFDAVGPWFDAVFLSPTPQFDVTTAIFLGNTYHNGLVAGQQYGVSQSVTIPNCLDGTYYLIARADTNGSIFEWDPNIDAELNNFSAAKQITISNFAPDLRVKEMTIPPVVIDGVTPINWTVRNYGTAATLQTSWVDRVFIYDGSQFRVLGDFPHTGALAVDGEYFQNQIVYLPHNIEGSVQIFVQTDAYGNVPECSLDDNNTDARLTDAQGNFPDLSITSANNPSSAQLGSTVSVSWNGINTGDAMQSATSWADRVYISSDQTLGPGDTSVGSQVFNTQLGANGIYNGSSQITIPNLPAGGYYLIFQADAGNNIEEGTRENNNSLALPITLTLPNIDLLPTTPTVAPVLYSGQFADVSWTVNNVGANATVSTQWYDHIVLSRDLIIDQNDRILDRVLHSGSLAGGAGYSVTRSVRIPEGLTGEYKILVIADRNNYVVESNENNNISPPATVDLQLPPPAELNITHIAPPVSVGLGESAIFEWTVQNSSANAASGVWQDSVYFSADATWDSSDTFIGARQHNVSVAPFGTYTETLESVIPPIETGSYYVIVRTDARNTIRESNEGNNVSSSVSQTAVTIPTLTLGNVLNTSLATGQERFYSIFNVPADETMLVTLTGEAGSSNELYTRFNNMVSRANYEIQGTRQGEPDQENLVGNTFPGKYNTMIRGDYVPNSFAEQLKVADTRKAKADQLAQQVALKAELLPFGIRRVSPGTAGNNGYSMISVEGAKFQPGASIKLVNIADSTVIVPMQTFDISSINTAGLFNLNGAEPGNYNVVLTNPNSQTSTWSQNFVITKGGGESLRTEITGPGEVRGNFYTRYTISVSNEGKNDAITVPIIVRLSAAAMNYRLSTANYYEFAPADDTVDPNTVHADRNGERILALFAPIVRAGETVNIGIDVSFANRGTITAEALGGVFDPALASVPLDQLIASASGRDVLKCWTNLAFNTLLAALSEIFPIKCAAGIAKVIGAAFLGDAITSAAGGARTGDFVSWSTLWGLAAKAMRAAEECAFEGLKYFPLAKIASIIFDIYQLLALGAECLKLTAEYVLPVHTNLPNDPNDKVGPYGYGPEKFVPIGKPLPYRINFENKSSATAPAHRIRTVDQLPATLDPRTVRLTEIGFKQYRIVIPPNRSFYQTRMQLGPDLDNLQADITAGVNVATGAVTLTMIAIDPATGEEPIDPGRGLLPPNNATNDGQGYLAFTVIPTANQLTRTDIANTATIYFDDNEPLVTNTTTNLIDADIPVSQFAALPATGGDPSFPINWSGSDDGNGSGLKGFDVFASESGGAFLPFISDSTSTSGVFNGRYGRTYQFYSVASDNAGNYESAPVTPDATIRILGSAVESDVAGYPTGDNDGLVNDSDVSQVRRFAAKLDQANTFNDFQAADSSPSADGGNGSLSVGDVMQSRRFALGLDPLQDYQGPISSGTLTGKPITGSSNGLLPRGITPYTVSRIGNKLTVAISLEAQGDETGVGFTLNYNTSDLANPQNISLGEDAAGAVLTANTGQAGKVGLIIDKLPSQPFSAGGKYIAKIEFDVISANATTMISFGDDPVAGEIVNGGAFALASTFSDATITMLGPTAAGVSVAGTVKTAGGRPIGNTVIFLADDLGVKRRAITNPFGQYRFDDVEAGRSYVIGAKHKTFHFANASYVITVTDAIGNADFVAQE